A window of the Streptomyces sp. NBC_01351 genome harbors these coding sequences:
- a CDS encoding mannose-1-phosphate guanyltransferase: MKAVVMAGGEGTRLRPMTSSMPKPLLPVVNRPIMEHVLRLLKRHGLSETVVTVQFLASLVRNYFGDGEELGMELTYANEEKPLGTAGSVKNAEEALKDDTFLVISGDALTDFDLTDLIRFHKEKGGIVTVCLTRVPNPLEFGITIVDEEGKVERFLEKPTWGQVFSDTINTGIYVMEPEIFNYVDPDVSVDWSGDVFPQLMKEGRPIFGYVAEGYWEDVGTHESYVKAQADVLEGKVQVEMDGFEISPGVWIAEGAEVSPDAVLRGPLYIGDYAKVEAGVEIREHTVIGSNVVVKSGAFLHKAVVHDNVYIGPHSNLRGCVIGKNTDIMRSARIEDGAVIGDECLVGEESIIQGNVRVYPFKTIEAGAFVNTSVIWESRGQAHLFGARGVSGILNVEITPELVVRLAGAYATTLKKGAIVTTARDHSRGARALKRAVISALQASAIEVRDLENVPLPVARQQTARGSAGGIMLRTSPGVPDSVDIMFLDERGADLSQAQQRKLDRVYARQEYRRAFPGEIGDLHFPSSVFDSYTGSLLRQVDTTGISDAGLKVVVDASNGSAGLVLPSLLGRLGVDALTINPGLDESRPTETTESRRAGLVRLGEIVASARAAFGVRFDPVGERISLVDERGRIIEDDRALLVMLDLVAAEKRSGKVALPVTTTRVAEQVAAYHGTQVEWTTTSPDDLTRVGRAENTIFGGDGRGGFIVPEFSSVFDGSAAFVQLLGLVARTQLTLSQIDARIPRAHVLKRDVPTPWAVKGLVMRRVVEAAGDRQVDTTDGVRVVEADGRWALVLPDPAEAVTHLWAEGPDDASAQALLEEWAVVVDGAGH, from the coding sequence ATGAAGGCCGTCGTGATGGCCGGTGGCGAAGGTACGCGTCTTCGCCCTATGACCTCAAGCATGCCCAAGCCGCTCCTGCCGGTTGTGAACCGGCCGATCATGGAGCATGTGCTCAGGCTGCTCAAGCGGCATGGGCTCAGCGAGACCGTGGTCACCGTTCAGTTCCTGGCGTCGCTCGTGAGGAACTACTTCGGGGATGGCGAAGAGCTCGGGATGGAGCTCACCTATGCCAACGAGGAGAAGCCACTCGGCACCGCCGGCAGCGTGAAGAATGCCGAGGAGGCCTTGAAGGATGACACCTTCCTCGTCATCTCCGGCGACGCGCTCACCGACTTCGACCTGACCGACCTGATCCGTTTCCACAAGGAGAAGGGCGGCATCGTCACGGTCTGCCTGACCCGGGTGCCGAATCCGCTGGAATTCGGCATCACGATCGTGGACGAGGAAGGCAAGGTCGAGCGCTTCCTGGAGAAGCCGACCTGGGGACAGGTCTTCTCCGACACCATCAACACCGGCATCTACGTGATGGAGCCGGAGATCTTCAACTACGTCGACCCGGACGTCTCGGTCGACTGGTCCGGTGATGTGTTCCCGCAGCTCATGAAGGAAGGCCGGCCGATCTTCGGCTACGTGGCCGAGGGCTACTGGGAGGACGTCGGCACGCACGAGAGCTACGTCAAGGCGCAGGCCGACGTGCTCGAGGGCAAGGTCCAGGTCGAGATGGACGGCTTCGAGATCTCGCCGGGAGTGTGGATCGCCGAAGGGGCCGAGGTGAGCCCGGACGCGGTGCTGCGCGGGCCGCTGTACATCGGGGACTACGCCAAGGTCGAAGCCGGCGTCGAGATCCGCGAGCACACCGTCATCGGGTCGAACGTCGTCGTCAAGAGCGGGGCCTTCCTGCACAAGGCCGTCGTCCACGACAACGTGTACATCGGACCCCACAGCAACCTCCGCGGCTGCGTCATCGGCAAGAACACCGACATCATGCGGTCCGCGAGGATCGAGGACGGCGCTGTCATCGGCGACGAGTGCCTCGTCGGTGAGGAATCGATCATCCAGGGGAACGTGCGCGTCTACCCCTTCAAGACGATCGAAGCCGGTGCCTTCGTCAACACGTCGGTCATCTGGGAGTCCCGTGGCCAGGCACATCTGTTCGGTGCGCGCGGTGTCTCCGGCATCCTGAACGTCGAGATCACTCCCGAGCTGGTGGTCAGGCTGGCTGGTGCCTACGCGACGACCCTCAAGAAGGGGGCGATCGTCACCACGGCCCGCGACCACTCCCGAGGCGCCAGAGCGCTCAAGCGGGCGGTGATCTCGGCGCTCCAGGCCAGCGCCATCGAGGTGCGGGACCTGGAGAACGTTCCCCTTCCGGTGGCCCGGCAGCAGACCGCGCGGGGCAGCGCCGGCGGGATCATGCTGAGGACCTCGCCGGGCGTGCCGGACTCCGTGGACATCATGTTCCTGGACGAGCGGGGTGCGGACCTGTCGCAGGCGCAGCAGCGCAAGCTCGACCGGGTCTACGCACGCCAGGAGTACCGGCGGGCGTTCCCGGGAGAGATCGGCGACCTGCACTTCCCGTCGAGCGTCTTCGACTCGTACACCGGATCGCTGCTGAGGCAGGTGGACACCACCGGGATCAGCGACGCCGGGCTCAAGGTGGTCGTCGACGCTTCGAACGGCAGCGCCGGTCTCGTTCTGCCCAGTCTCCTAGGGCGGCTCGGGGTGGACGCACTGACGATCAATCCGGGGCTCGACGAGTCCAGGCCGACGGAGACGACGGAGTCCCGGCGGGCAGGGCTGGTGCGGCTCGGGGAGATCGTGGCCTCGGCGCGGGCGGCCTTCGGGGTGCGGTTCGATCCGGTCGGCGAGCGGATCTCCCTGGTGGACGAGCGCGGGCGGATCATCGAGGACGACCGGGCGCTACTGGTGATGCTCGACCTGGTCGCCGCGGAGAAGCGCAGCGGGAAGGTCGCACTGCCGGTGACGACGACGCGGGTCGCCGAGCAGGTGGCGGCCTACCACGGTACGCAGGTGGAGTGGACGACCACCTCGCCCGACGATCTGACCCGGGTGGGCCGCGCGGAGAACACCATTTTCGGTGGAGACGGTCGCGGCGGGTTCATCGTTCCCGAGTTCAGCAGTGTTTTCGACGGGTCCGCCGCTTTCGTGCAGCTGCTCGGGCTGGTGGCGCGGACGCAGCTCACGCTCAGCCAGATCGACGCCCGCATTCCGCGGGCGCACGTGCTCAAGCGGGACGTGCCGACTCCGTGGGCGGTGAAGGGGCTCGTCATGCGGCGGGTCGTGGAGGCGGCCGGCGACCGGCAGGTGGACACGACCGACGGGGTGCGGGTGGTCGAGGCCGACGGGCGATGGGCGCTGGTCCTGCCCGACCCGGCGGAGGCGGTCACGCACCTGTGGGCCGAAGGCCCCGACGACGCCTCGGCGCAGGCACTGCTCGAAGAGTGGGCGGTAGTGGTGGACGGGGCCGGGCACTGA
- a CDS encoding CDP-alcohol phosphatidyltransferase family protein, with protein sequence MEVQETRVQTDRIFTIPNILSMARLAGVPLFLWLILAKHDGWALAVLMLSGISDYLDGKLARRWNQISNLGRLLDPAADRLYILSTLFGLTYREILPLWLTGALLARELMLLVMVWILRRHGYPPPQVNFLGKAATFNLMYAFPLLLLSDGTGWLAWTGSVFGWAFAGWGTTLYWWAGILYVVQVRRLVKADATAD encoded by the coding sequence GTGGAGGTCCAGGAGACTCGGGTTCAGACTGACCGAATTTTCACCATTCCGAACATCCTGAGCATGGCTCGCCTGGCCGGCGTGCCCCTGTTCCTGTGGCTGATCCTCGCGAAGCACGACGGGTGGGCCCTGGCCGTACTCATGCTCAGCGGGATCAGTGACTACCTGGACGGGAAGCTGGCTCGGCGCTGGAATCAGATCAGCAACCTCGGCCGGCTGCTGGATCCCGCCGCGGACCGGCTGTACATCCTGTCGACGCTCTTCGGTCTGACCTATCGCGAGATTCTTCCCCTGTGGCTCACCGGGGCGCTGCTCGCGCGCGAGCTGATGTTGCTGGTCATGGTGTGGATCCTGCGCCGCCACGGCTATCCGCCGCCGCAGGTCAACTTCCTCGGCAAGGCCGCCACCTTCAACCTGATGTACGCGTTCCCCTTGCTGTTGCTCAGCGATGGCACGGGTTGGTTGGCCTGGACGGGGTCAGTTTTCGGATGGGCGTTCGCGGGATGGGGTACAACGCTCTACTGGTGGGCAGGAATCCTGTACGTGGTTCAAGTCCGCCGTCTCGTGAAGGCGGACGCCACCGCCGATTGA